One window of Nicotiana tomentosiformis chromosome 11, ASM39032v3, whole genome shotgun sequence genomic DNA carries:
- the LOC104116581 gene encoding lecithin-cholesterol acyltransferase-like 1, whose translation MKVIDISMIIVSTAMMLYTCQSTANLHPLILVPGAGGNQFEARLTKEYKPTSLVCNRWYPLKKDFEGWFRIWFDPSVLLAPFTKCFNQRMKLYYDTDLDDYYNAPGVQTRVRHFGSTTSLLYLDPNLKKITEYMAPLVNALQQLGYRDGRNLFGAPYDFRYGLAAEGHPSHVGTKFLMDLKQVIETASNSNAGKPVILLSHSLGGLFILQLLNRNPESWSQKYIKHFIALSAPWGGTVEQMVTFASGNTLGVPLVNPLLVREEQRSSESNMWILPSPKVFGTTRPLVITPNAAYSAHDIPKFFKDIGFSQGVLPYTSRILPLLENLTAPQVPVTCIIGSGVKTPETLFYGDGDFDKRPEIVYGDGDGTVNMLSLLAIESNWANNSHQPLKVTKLQGVSHSDILKDDIALEKIVEEISCINSANATGISLVSKA comes from the exons ATGAAAGTCATAGACATATCCATGATCATAGTTTCAACGGCTATGATGTTGTACACTTGTCAATCAACTGCAAACCTCCACCCTCTGATATTAGTACCAGGAGCTGGTGGGAACCAGTTTGAAGCAAGATTGACCAAAGAGTACAAGCCTACAAGCTTGGTGTGCAACAGATGGTACCCATTAAAGAAAGATTTTGAAGGTTGGTTTAGGATATGGTTTGATCCAAGTGTACTTTTGGCACCCTTTACCAAGTGTTTTAATCAGAGGATGAAGCTTTACTATGACACTGACTTAGATGATTATTATAATGCTCCTGGTGTGCAGACTAGAGTTAGACACTTTGGTTCTACTACGTCACTTCTTTATCTTGATCCTAATCTCAA GAAAATTACAGAATATATGGCGCCCCTCGTGAACgctttgcaacaattaggctatAGAGATGGCAGAAACCTCTTTGGAGCACCGTATGATTTTCGTTATGGTTTAGCTGCTGAAGGTCATCCTAGTCATGTTGGTACCAAATTCCTCATGGATCTAAAACAAGTAATAGAAACTGCAAGCAATTCAAATGCAGGAAAACCTGTAATTCTTCTTTCACACAGCTTAGGAGGGCTATTTATCCTCCAACTACTCAACCGAAATCCGGAATCCTGGAGCCAAAAATACATCAAACATTTCATAGCATTGTCCGCACCCTGGGGAGGCACAGTTGAGCAGATGGTCACTTTTGCTTCAGGGAATACACTTGGAGTGCCTTTAGTCAATCCATTGCTAGTAAGGGAAGAACAGAGGAGTTCTGAAAGTAACATGTGGATTTTGCCTTCTCCAAAAGTATTTGGGACCACAAGACCACTTGTTATTACTCCGAATGCTGCATACTCAGCTCATGATATCCCGAAATTCTTCAAGGATATCGGCTTCTCTCAGGGTGTTTTGCCTTACACATCGCGTATTCTGCCCCTGCTCGAGAACTTAACTGCGCCTCAAGTGCCCGTCACTTGCATAATTGGCAGTGGAGTTAAGACTCCGGAGACGTTGTTCTATGGAGATGGCGACTTCGATAAGCGGCCTGAGATAGTGTATGGGGATGGAGATGGCACGGTGAATATGTTAAGCTTGTTGGCTATTGAATCAAATTGGGCTAACAATAGTCACCAACCCCTTAAAGTGACCAAGTTACAAGGGGTTTCTCATTCAGATATACTAAAAGATGATATTGCACTTGAGAAAATAGTTGAAGAGATCTCTTGTATTAATTCTGCGAATGCTACTGGCATTTCACTAGTTTCAAAAGCTTGA